A segment of the Pristiophorus japonicus isolate sPriJap1 chromosome 1, sPriJap1.hap1, whole genome shotgun sequence genome:
cctccacacaccgatttcctttatgatctctaatagaccccagtctttctctagttatcctcttgttcttcaaACAtcttttgggttttccctgattttacttgccaatattctttcattctctctttgctttcctgatatctttttttaattgcacccctgcaccacTTGTACTCTTAGAGTTTCTgtagtgttgagttctcggtacaGGTTGactctcccttatccagcacccttgGGATCTAGCttgtgccggatgaggggaggtcatcggggagggaggaggaggaggaggagttctgCTACAGCTGATCTCTCTCTTTCTAGTAAGTGTTGATTTTCTGTTTTggtgaatgatttaattaaatcataaagGAAAGCTATCACTGTTGTGCCTAAAAAGGGAATGGGAAACCTGTGGAGTGTGGGTGTCTGAGttatgcgcatgtgccacccggcggccgggaatggtgctggacaagggagtcctggataagagaggttcaacctatatctgttataagcttccctttttcttCCCTTGACATCCCAGcaactctagatttgttagccccaccttttatttttttaagggaacatatttattctgtaccctcaggatcttctCTTGATATGGTTTATCAAGAAGccatttccagtctactttggccaaatcctatctcagctcagcaaaatttgctttaccccaattgagaaactttattcctggtccccctttgtcctttaccacaactaccctaaatcttactgaactatgatcactaccaccaaaatgctctcccactgatacccctcttcattcccccaaaccaagtttagaaccgccccctcccttgttgggcttgttgcatactggctaaagaagttctcctgaatgcattttaggatttCCGCTCCCTCTGTACCATTTACACTACTTTTTccccaattaatattaggatagttgaaatccacaACTGTTACATTTGTCCTGTCTATCTCCAAAATACagagtttgggggtctatagtgcacttaataattatttttatttttatagcgcctttaaagtagtaaaacttcccaaggcgcttcacatcagtgttacaaggcaaaacagatacatttgacaccgaaccacaagaagaaattaaggcagatgaccttaaaacctacctctttaaacaagcttttggagtgtcttaaaggaggatagagaggcggagaagtttagggagagagttccagagctcagggcccaaacagctgaaggcgcagccaccattggttgaacagttatactgagggatattcaagaggccagaatttgaggagtacagacatcttgtggggttgtgaggcagaaaaagattagagatagggaggggcaaggccatggagtgatttgtaaaccaggatgagaattttgaaatcgaggcgttgcttaaccgggagccagtgtaggtcaaaaAGCacagggtgatcgtgacttggtacgagttagtacacgggctgatgagttttggacgacctcaagtttacgtagagtagaatgtgggaagctggccaggagtgagttggagtagtcaagtccagaggtaacaaaggcatgaatgagggtttcagcagcagaaaagctgaggcggggcggaggcgggcaatgttacggaggtggaaaaaggcggttttagttatgtcgcggatataagaacataagaaataggagcaggagtaggccatacggccccttgagcctgctctgccatttaatacaatcttggctgatcctattatggactcgggtccactttcctgcccgctccccataaccccttatcggttaagaaactgtctatctatgtcttaaatttattcaatgtcccagcttccatatctctctgaggcagcgaattccagattcacaaccctttgagaaaataaatttctcatcagttttaaatgggcggccccttattctaagattatgccccctagttctagtctccatcagtggaaacattctctctgcatccaccttgctaagccccctcataattcttatacgtttcgataagatcacctctcaatcttctgaattccaatgagtagaggcccaatctactccacctttcctcataagtcattcccggaatcaacctagtgaaccttctctgaactgcctccaaagcaagtatatcctttcttaaatatggaaaccaaaactgcacgcagtattccaggtgtggcctcaccaataccctgtataactgtagcaagactttcctgcttttatactccaccccctttgcaataaaggccaagattcctgccttcctgatcacttgctgtacctgcatactaaccttttgtgtttcatgcacaagtacccccaggtcctgctgtactgcagcactttgcaatctttctccatttaaataataactttctctttgatttttttttctgccaaagtgcatgacctcacactttccaacattatactccatctgccaaatttttgccactcacttagcctgtctatgtccttttgcagattttctgtgtcctcctcacacatgcttttcctcccatctttgtatcgtcagcatatGTGGCTGgatactcatttcagggtcaaatatgacgcctaggttgcaaacagttttGTTCACCCTCAGATGATCTCGGGGGACTCCTGCGCCACCTGCCTAGTCGTTTTCTTCGATCTAGCGGTCAcctattccctctctgcctgcacacttttaagctgctaTCCATGTAATTCTCAGTCTCGTGGATGTATCGCAGTGACtctagccgccgctcaagctctgaaatgtggagctcaagttggtgcagctggagacacctcctgcatgtGTGGTCGTCCAGGCTACCCGAAGCGACCAGGACTTCGcatatgccacaggatgtgcaacctATTGAATGGCATAACACATTGGACCCTCCAATTCATTAAGTAACACCACAAGCTCACATCTTCCTTTATAAAATATCTATATCCGATTGACTTCTTGGCAATGGTGTAGGAAATCTATACATGCTTTCTTTAAATGTGTAAGTGTCATGTTTTTTTGTATTTTATGATGCATGTTGTAATTCTGTCAGTTCTTATTGATTTTATACTTGTCTCCAATTAAGTCCTGCAACTCTTTCCCAGGCATTCTCCACAGCATCACCCACCTGAAGCTTGTTACAAAATTGAGCCTAATGCTCATCCCTGGACTTGCCTGCCATCACTACCAAACTTGAGGTGGTCGGTCTTTCTCTGCCACCACCCACCAAAAGTTGCTGACCCGACTTAAAGAAACCCCAAATCATATTCCTAACCGTGACTAGAAATTGGTTGTATGGTTTTAACACCACAACCCTGATTACACCTTTCCTAGCACTCCCACACCCAACTGCTTGCATATGCTTGGACCAATCATATTACCACACTCCTCCCCAGTATATTCTACTTGTGCGCAGTCTTGAGCATCTTCCTGTTGTCATGAGTACTTACCCATCAAGCATAACAAAGTAACGGCAACTTTAATCCACATTATCACATTTCATAATGCTAATACTCCTAACTGATGAATCTGATAGCACAGAACATGTAACTAACTTACCATGAGCATTATGACTAGAGCTATGTTAGATTATTTTGAACTCTACTACCTTCAAACAATCAAAATGGTACTGTGTACTAGTGGCTTTTTAGAATTATAGAATcgttagaaatttacggcacagaaggaggccatttggcccatcatgttttGATAAGTCGTAACTTtcccccctgtttctctctctctctctctctctccttttgtaGGTCGTGGTGGCAAGAAAGGGTCGGTAGAGTGCTGCCCTGTCTGTCGTGGATCAGGTATGCAAGTACGAATCCATCAAATTGGACCAGGCATGGTTCAACAAATTCAGTCTGTGTGCCAAGaatgtcatggccaaggagagcgCATCAGTCCGAAGGATAGATGTAAAAACTGTAGTGGAAGAAAAATTGTTGTGGAAAAGAAGATCCTGGAAGTTCACATTGATAAAGGTATGATAACATGATGGTAAAATGGTAGCTATGAATCCACTAAAGGGACTGAGCTTTTGTTTCtgttcctttccctccctccctccacccacccaaAGAAAGACTCTGCAGTTGCCCTGACTAAGATGGTCTGCACAGAACAGAAATTGGACTCTGGTATAGTGATGAGCCAAAGCTGGGAAGAATTTGTTTTGCACCCACGTTAATGCTTGGAACAATTCCTTTTTAAGATCATTTTATTTAAACTACGTGACCTGTCAAAGATTTGGATGTTTTTCACTCCCAGTTTGAAATATTGACCCATTCCCTTTCAACATCTCTGAAGCTTCATGCATAATGTTGCAATTATAATTATATTTGACATGCCTTAATTGAATGGCCTAAGTAACCTATTTTGCAAGTGAAACGAGAGTCTTGCGGAGCTAAACTAACCAGTTTTATGCTTGCTCTTTGATTAATCCAGACATATTGGGGATGGGTCAGTTCTTTGGCAGTTACGCTCAGAACATCTGAGCAGCAGTGCATTATTTATCTTGCAAGTTCAATGTCCTGATTGCCTGTATGTTATTGTGGCGGGGGAGGTTAAAGCCTGTTTTTAAACTGTCTCTATTTGAGTCTCCTGGCTTAATTTATCTCCTGCCCCCGCCAAAAGGAAAATACACTTGCTTCTTTTAGTAAACCTTCTGAAGTTGCAGCAATGTGTTTGTGGATAAATCACTTCAATTTTCTTTCTGTTTGACTGTACTATTTTGTGTCTTTTGTAGCTTTCATGCATCAGAGAAGTTTTTAAAGGTGGTTGGGGAGTGTGTTTTGTAGAGCTTTCAGTCTAACTTATTTCTGTCCTTGCTTCTTGGGGGGAGAAAGGCATGAAGGATGGCCAGAAACTAACATTCCATGGTGAAGGTGACCAGGAACCTGGGTTGGAACCTGGAGATATCATCATTGTCCTCGATCAAAAAGACCACAGTGTCTTCACTAGGTAATTTATTTTCAAAAGTACAGAATAGCAGCTGAGTCAGCGTGGGGTGTACATTAAACTGACCTGGTTAATGTTTATTCACGTGTATGATGTTTCAATTTTAGGCAAGGGGAAGACCTTGTTATGCATATGGAACTGGAGCTGGTGGAGGCTCTTTGTGGCTTTCATCGCCCAATCACAACTTTGGATAAAAGAGCTATAATCATTACATCACATCCTGGTAAGTCTGGTATTAGACTGCTTCTGTACAAAGACTGGGTGATTCACTGGGCACCTTTTTGTGTGTCTGGTTATGTAGCTTTAACCTAGTTACGAATGCATATATGGCTATAGTGCACAACCACCCATAAATTGGAATTGTCACTTGGTGCAAAAACATTCTGAAGTGGAAAATGGCAAACTTTATTAAGTTCAGCAAGGAATGCTGTTTGGGACAGAGTAAAAGGAATTCTGATATTGATGGCTGAAATGAAAAGGTGTCCCATTACTTAACCTGGACAAGAATTGTTGCAAAAGAGGATATTGTCAACATGGGATTCCTAAATGTTGTTTCTTGTATTTGTTGCAGGCCACATTGTTAAACATGGGGATATCAAGTGTGTGCTGAATGAGGGTATGCCTATTTATCGCAGACCATATGAAAAAGGTCGTCTAATCATCCAGTTCAAGGTATGCAATTTTGTTTTGGAGTTATGCACTGGCCAGTAACTTTCTTGTACTTTTAGATTACAAATTGCACAAACTTGATATAAATATTGAAGATAAATGAAGTCGTTTTTAAAAACTGCAAACACTTGGTACTGAAATCTTGAAATAATATGGTCTTTCACTTAACTTTACAGTACTGCATCTACAATTTAGAAACTAAGAGTGCAGGTTGTGTATTCTAAATATCTTTAATATTTGAAATTTAAAGCCTGTTTCAATGCATACCTCTTACAATTGAAGATTGTATCTGCTTCTCTAATTCAGCAGGATTGCAACATTTTGGTCAGTTCTTTTAAGTGTGAGCTTTAATTGGGACTTGCTTTGGTCAGTCTTGATCTATATCCCTTTTTGAATGAGTCTCCATATGCTAAGACTTTGGGGATAAACTATCATTGGATGTTTTACTTTAACCACATATTCCACCTTTATTGAACCAATTCTGGAATTTATTTTAGGATGGATGTGGCCCAAGCCATAATTGACCTAAAACTATTTGATACTGATAAGATGGTGGAGAGATTACCTTTTGGTAGTCTTCAATTATCTTCTTGGAACATTCTTCATGTGCTACTGGAGTAGCCATTTAAGGGTCAGATTCCTGGGAGTTATGAAGAATGACCTTTCCTTTTTCAAGTTTTTTGATGTGGCATTGCGCTATCAAAGGAGTGCATATCTTCCCATCTGACCAATTTTCATGCTTGCATTTGGCATAAAACAAGCCCTGCCTTGAGCTTGGGTGTTAATAGGGATAGAGGCATAGCACCCATTCTGGCAATTTAAAAGGAGCAAGCAGGTGGCACAAGGTATCTAATCATCATTGCTTAAAAATGCACCAATGGTTAACCCTTGGACTAGAATGTAGGGTCATGTTGCAGGTGGCTTTCCATGGGATGGTGACTATTGCCCCAAGGAAATCTGATTGTTTTGAGTCAGTTCGGTACTAAGTACTCTgagtgctctcaggtggatgtaaaagttccccaggcactattttgaagatcaaGGGGACTTCTGGGGTCTTGGCCACCATCTATCACACTAGCCTGGGTAAACTGAAgttaaagattggcaggcaaaacttttAAAGAGGAAATAATTCAGGTACAGTCTAGGTATATTTCCACAAGGAGGAATGGTAAGGCAACGAAAGTTAGAGATCCTTGGATGACAAAACAGAGAATATGAAGCAGTGGAAAAAGAGTGCATatgagatgtcaggttgcaaatacatttgAGAATCAGGCCATAGATAGATATAGAAAGGTCAAAAGTGAGAAAGGAAATGAGGGTTTGAGAATAGAATgtgagccaacataaaaggtaatccaaaagtcttcaataggcatataaatagtaaaagggtaataagaggaggggtggggccgatttaagggagacctatgcatggaggcagagggtatggctgacgtACTAAATGAGTGCGCTGCATCTGTCTTCGCCAAGGAAGAAGCTGCCATagcgaaggaggaggtagtggagatggtTGTTAGGATAAAATTGGTTAAGAGGAGGCATTAGGCTAGCTGTACTGAAAGTAgctaaatcaccaggagcagatgggatgcatcctaggatgctgaggaatTGAGGGCGTAAATTGCACAAGTACTTGCCATAATCGTCAAATTCTCCATCGATACGGGGGTGGTGCTAGAGAACTGGagagaaaagggtgtaaagataaacccagcaactactggccagtcagtttaacctcggtagtgggcaagtttttagaaacagtaatcaggaataaaattgtcacttggataaaggtggattaattaaggaaagccagcacagatttgttaaaggcaaatcgtgtttaaccaacttgatagaattttttggtgcaggtaatgcggttgatgtagtgtacatggatttccaaaaggtgtttgacaaagtgccatatgataggcttgccagcaaagttgaatcccatggaataaaagggacagtggcagcctggatacgaaattggctaagtgacaggaaacagtcgtggtgaacggttgtttatcggactggaaggtatacagtggtgttccccatggaGTCTATTCTAAGACCACTATATtcttgatattaatgacttggatgtgggtgtacagggcgcaATTTCAAAATGTGCAAATGATACAAAACTTTGAAGTATAGCCAACAGTGAGGGGGAGAATGATAGACTTCAGTAAGACAGGCTGGCGAAATCAgcggatacatggcagatgaaattgaacacaaaaatgtgaagtgatgcattttggtagaatgagaggacatataaactaaatggtgcaatcctaaagtgggtgcaccaACAGAGATCTGGGGGTAGGTGTGCATAAATTGTTCAAGATGACCGGACTGGTTGACAAGTGTGGAaattataaatcactggtttggcaccaactggagtattgtgtccaattctgggcaccacactttaggaagaatgtgaaggccttagagagggtgcagaaaagatttacgagaattattccaagAATGAGGGCTTCAGTTATGTTAGactaaagaagctgggattgttctccttggagcagaggagatgtgatgggggtctggacagagtagatagaaactgttcccattggcagaagggttgagaaccagagaacacagatttaaggtcattggaaaAAAAACCAAAGGTGGTGTTCAgagagtggttaagatttggaatgcattgcctgaaagggtggtggaggcgggCTCAATGgtatctttcaaaagagagttggataagtacctgaaggaaaaaaaattgcagggctacagggaaatgcGACTAGCAATGTCGGCACAGCCCAAATGGCCGCAACCAAAATAGACCCTGATCTTTtattttaattgctgtttgtgcggACCTTGTttccaaattagctgctgcatttgcctaaattgtcactgactacacttcaagtactgcattggctgtgaagtgctttggtacgTTCCGATgtcataaggtgctatataaattcaagttctcttTACTGCAACACTTCCTGCATGTAGCACCATGTGTTCATAATAACCATATCGATACACTTGTAAAGGCGTAGACATCGATCCCCTGACTACCTTCCATATAAGAAATGAAGACTGGAAGCAATGCCAGCATTTCTTTAGAGGTGTTTTTGATTTGTAGAACTGCAGATCTACCTGACTGGACATTATTTTGAAGCTGAAATTTAAGTTGGTAACTTGCAGCAGTGAAGTTGAATGAGAATTTTTTGtctgcagcgagtggtaatgatctAGAACTTGCTGCTGATGAGACGATCAAGAATTTCAAAAGGAAATATGCTTGCAGGGccatggggatagagtgggggaatgggactggatTGTTCCAGAGAGCTAGCATGGACTCAGTGGGCTGATTGGCCTTCTGTGCCATTATGGCTCAGACAAGAGTGCTACTTAAATACTCTCTTCGAGTAGCAGAGTTTGAAGAACCAGTGGGGTGCTTTTCTAATTTCCACAAACAAGCATGGATCATTTGGGTGCTGCTCAAATTATTTTGTATTGGATTTAAATTTTAGGACTTTTTAAGCTTGTGATGTTAACACCTGTATAATTTGAACTTTTTTTAAATGCCATTTTTTTTAATAAGGATAGTGAAGCAACTGCAAGAAGTTTTAGGGGGCCATACTTTTTGTATGCTTTCAAAAATTATAGCTCAAGTTTATTAAACTGACAAACGTACATGTATCTTTCAACACTCTATTTCTGGCTTTAGGTGAATTTTCCTCAGAATGGCTCTATCCAGACAGATAAATTAGGCCTTTTAGAAAAACTGCTCCCTGCACGACATGAGGTTGACATCACTGATGACATGGAACAAGTAGATTTGGTAGATTTTGATCCACAGCAGTCGAGGCACCGCTACAATGGGGAGGTGTatcatgatgatgaggatgatcacCCCAGAACTGGGGTTCAGTGTCAGACCTCTTAAAAATGGGCCTTGATGACAACTTCAAATTGTGGTTTTTTTTGTGGAAGACCACGTATGAAGACCGCAATCTCAGTAATCATTGTACATGTTTAACATCcatggttgcattggttgtaattggaGGATAATCCTTTTGTGTACTCTTGAATGTTTATTGGTGTATTCTACAAACTTGtatttaaataaaaaataaaggTACTAATGGTCTTCAGAGGCTAATTTACTTGAGACTTTGGAAATATTTTGGACAATATTTCAAGAGACTAATATCCTTGCTGgggtgtttaaactagcttgacaggaggATGAGAACCTGAAAAGATTCAGTAGGGAAAGAAAGCAAAGCAGAAAAAGTAGTACGTTTGGTATAAGTgacatccaaaatccagagttccggaaactGTTCCGAAATTCGGCTGCCCGGTCCTTGACTGACTCCCGATGCAGCCCCGCCACCTACGGCGGcctgaccgacccccccccccccccccccccacttgctttcttcggcccaggcaaagacattctgAAAATTTCCAGAACGACCTTGGtcctgaggtttctggatttcggacatcaCGCCtgtagtgctaaatggtatatacttcaatgcaaggagtatagggaataaggcagatgagctgagagcacagatagacacttgggaatatgatgATTACAATAGCTATTGTAGAGACCTGGCTTAAAGAATGGCAGGTAtggtggcagctcaacattcctggttaaggGTTTTCATTCAGGCTAGAGAGGGGGGGATcactattgattaaagaaacaattacagctatgaggaTTGATATATTGAAAGGatcgccatatgggtcgaattgaaaaacagaaaaggggtgatcacactgctgggagtactATT
Coding sequences within it:
- the LOC139268901 gene encoding dnaJ homolog subfamily A member 1-like, with the protein product MVKETAFYDVLGVKPNASAEELKKAYRKLALKYHPDKNPNEGDKFKQISQAYEVLSDSKKRELYDRGGEQAIKEGGTGGGGFGSPMDIFDMFFGGGGRMHRERRGKNVVHQLSVSLEDMYNGATKKLALQKNVICEKCEGRGGKKGSVECCPVCRGSGMQVRIHQIGPGMVQQIQSVCQECHGQGERISPKDRCKNCSGRKIVVEKKILEVHIDKGMKDGQKLTFHGEGDQEPGLEPGDIIIVLDQKDHSVFTRQGEDLVMHMELELVEALCGFHRPITTLDKRAIIITSHPGHIVKHGDIKCVLNEGMPIYRRPYEKGRLIIQFKVNFPQNGSIQTDKLGLLEKLLPARHEVDITDDMEQVDLVDFDPQQSRHRYNGEVYHDDEDDHPRTGVQCQTS